The window TGGTGAAGCTGTTGAGGCAGATGACCTTGATATGGAAGACGACGATGATGAGATTgacgaggaagatgatgaagaggacgaggaagatgatgaggatgaggaggaagatgatgacgaggaggaagaagctgcTGATCaaggaaagaagaacaaaaagaggGTAATTATGTGATATTGGTTTACTTTATGTTTCTAAcatacaactaaaaaaaactctgaGACTGATTTGgtggtttctcttcttcttcgttttattTTGCAGTCATCAGCTGGGCACAAGGTTTAAACAATCAACCAATCTCATCTGTTGGTATATGTTTCTTGGTTGATAATCCGACGGCTGTCACTAACCAGAggtctctatttttttttataataaacagAAGGCAGGAAGAAGTCAAGTTGCGGAAGGTCAAACAGGTGAGAGGCCACCGGAATGTAAACAGCAGTgaagaatctgaagaaaaaagagtGAGCGGTTTTTGAGTTTGACCGAGGTTGTGTTGCTTTTAGTTTGCAGAGTCATGGTCCGGTTTATTATATATCAAGTTTTGGGTGGTTGGTTtgttgaaaagagaaaaattggtTCTTCGGTTGGGTTTGGTCAAgtctttgatttttcatttgtaATCTTCTTATGAATTTGTTACTgagtttataatatttatgtcgTTCGGGTCAGATTTCAATCCAATTTAATTTATTCTCGACAATGAGATCATTTGGTTCCACAAAACAAGGTTTATTCAGATTTACCTTAACCGGTAAATCtaatttatcaataataaaCCTAAACGTACCAATGAGCCGGTCTAGACGTCGGTTTGAGCTAAGAAAGACAGAAGACAAAACATTTAAGCCGGCGACTTTGGTAAAAAAACCGATCAAAAGAATGGTTTTGAAAGGAgggaaacaaaaacctaaaaccctaaaaactcttccttttatttttctttttttcacttcttctatgtatttctctttttatttatttatttctccaGTTCATACAATTGTGTCTTCTGGGTAGTTcgagttttcctttttttttttttcctttttttggtattctttgttttttctttacctGTGGTTTAATAAAAGTGGAGAAGAAGCTTTCGTACTTCTCTATGGCGAGATTACTCCGAAACGTGTCTTCTCTGAGACGGACTCTGTTCTCGTCAGAGGtatttatatactttatttttctgTATTTATACCCAGGTGACTTGGGTATTGccagaaattgaaaaaaactcTGTTACTGTCTTATTTTGAGTGTGTGTTTTGTTGGTTAATCCCATATTCGTAAAAGCAATCCCAAATTATGTCTCTTTATTTTGATTTCGTTCTCTTATTGTTTGGATTAGTAAATTAATTGAGAAGGGTTGGTTGGTTCCATGGTGTTTTGCAGGTATTTAACAGCACTGTGGTTGGAACATCGTTTCAGCGTCGTGGCTTTGCTGCCAAAGGTGGATTGTCTTAATCTTGCTTTTTTACCTTTGTGTCTGAATCGATTTTACTGaaattggtttttgatttgatgaagaCTAAAAGCCAAATCCGTTTCGTTTTATGATTGCTTAGCTTTTCATTATGGTCGTTACAATTGAGGTTTTTGCTTtgcaatttcttttcttttgaagcTAAAAAGAAGAGTAAGTCAGATGGAAATGGATCATCTGAGGAAGGTATGTCTAAAAAGGAGATTGCTTTGCAGCAAGCACTTGATCAGATTACTACTTCTTTTGGCAAAGGCTCGATAATGTGGCTCGGTCGTGCTGTTTCTCCTAGAAATGTTCCTGTTTTCTCTACCGGATCTTTTGCCCTCGATGTAGCATTGGGAGTCGGTGGCCTTCCTAAGGTATATATTATCTCTCGTGGTGATATTGTGATTTAGTGTTTTCTTAGGTTGGTTCTGTTTCGATGTTTAGCTTTGTTAATTGAGGTTTATGTATAAGTCTATGTGTCTCTTTGAAGAGTCTAATAATATTGGTCTCCCCATTGTGAATGCCATAGGGACGTGTTGTGGAGATATATGGTCCTGAAGCATCGGGAAAGACTACACTTGCTCTTCATGTTATTGCAGAAGCACAAAAACAAGGAGGTTgtttacatgtttcttttaACTCGTCAGCAATGTTCTTTACAGAGCCATATTGTATTTAGTATCCTAAAGAAAGTTCTTTGCATACAGGAACCTGTGTCTTTGTAGATGCTGAGCATGCTCTTGATTCGTCACTTGCTAAAGCAATCGGTGTAAATACTGAAAACCTACTTCTATCGCAGCCTGATTGTGGAGAACAGGCCCTTAGTCTTGTGGACACTTTGATCCGAAGTGGTTCAGTTGATGTTATTGTAGTTGACAGTGTAAGTAAGGTGATTTATATGGGATGGATACTGGGTTGATGCTTTTGCTTTGGGATCTATATTTTGCTCTCTCATGAATtcatgtgattttgtttttacaggTGGCTGCTCTTGTACCTAAAGGAGAACTCGAAGGAGAGATGGGTGATGCCCATATGGCTATGCAAGCCAGATTGATGAGCCAAGCTTTGCGTAAATTGAGTCATTCTTTATCGTTATCGCAAACACTACTGATCTTTATAAATCAGGTAAGAGAGAACTTTAGTAGCTGAGATTTGTTGAAAAGTTCCAGTATTCAAAATGTAAAGTCTCTTATGTGAATGTTTTATATTCAGGTGAGATCAAAACTATCTACGTTTGGAGGATTTGGAGGTCCAACAGAAGTTACATGTGGTGGAAATGCTTTGAAGTTTTATGCTTCTATGCGTTTGAATATTAAGCGAATAGGACTTATCAAGAAAGGCGAAGAGGTAAACTTCCGAACCCCGCTTACACATTATGATGGGTTCCATGCTCTTATGACCTGTCATATGTTCGTGATGTGTGTTTAAATGATcacttaagtttttttatttgctccTTAGTTTCGAACAAAACTGACCTTCAGAATAACTTAATGTTGTCTACAAACTGCTAGTGTTTGAAACCATGAGATTGTATGCTTTTGTGCAGACAACGGGAAGTCAAGTCTCGGTGAAGATAGTGAAGAACAAACTCGCTCCACCATTTAGGACTGCTCAGTTTGAGCTTGAATTCGGTAAAGGAATCTGCAAAGTCACTGAGATAATAGACCTGAGCATAAAGCACAAGTTCATCGCCAAGAACGGAACATTCTACAATCTCAATGGTAAAAACTACCATGGGAAAGAGGCCTTAAAGAAATTCCTGAGACAGAACGAATCTGATCAAGAAGAGCTCATGAAGAAGCTCCAAGACAAGCTCATCGCCGATGAAGTTGCAGATAAGGAATCCGAATCTGAACCTGAGGATGAAGATTCCCTGAGAGTTGTGGTTTCACCTGATAACACAGATGATGAATCAACAACTCCTGTTGTTGCCACTGCTGCTGCAGTGGTTGTTGAAGTACCCTGATCAGAGGCGTCCGgtttagtataatatttttccCTTGGCCTAGAGTTTTTTGGGTTTAATCTGGTTTGGATTCGGTTTACCGGCTCCTCATGTAATTTTTGTGCGAGTTAAAATCACATTTACATATTAATCGTTTGATGTGGGTGATACATTTTTGTAGTTTTAATAGGAAATTTAATGTTTAACAGAAagcatattattttttcatttaaatctTAGTGatcaatcttattatataaagttaggttTTCAATCATGATACGTGTCAAGtatactgatgagatgttgacatgtgtcaaaaattattatttttcaaaacagtaGATAATAACATTaccttattatataaagttgggttttcgaAATTTGCCATTAACAGgatcatgacacatgtcaagTATACTAATAAGATGTTGATatgtgtcaaaaattattatttttcaaaacagttaattaagataataacattaaatctatataaaatttatatgtttatatctaaaaagaaatttcataaatcaaaaaggaaaattaacaaaactaatatatttatcattgtatgctaattatattgtacgtgttttttcaattatatt is drawn from Camelina sativa cultivar DH55 chromosome 1, Cs, whole genome shotgun sequence and contains these coding sequences:
- the LOC104701421 gene encoding DNA repair protein recA homolog 3, mitochondrial-like isoform X1; translated protein: MARLLRNVSSLRRTLFSSEVFNSTVVGTSFQRRGFAAKAKKKSKSDGNGSSEEGMSKKEIALQQALDQITTSFGKGSIMWLGRAVSPRNVPVFSTGSFALDVALGVGGLPKGRVVEIYGPEASGKTTLALHVIAEAQKQGGTCVFVDAEHALDSSLAKAIGVNTENLLLSQPDCGEQALSLVDTLIRSGSVDVIVVDSVSKVAALVPKGELEGEMGDAHMAMQARLMSQALRKLSHSLSLSQTLLIFINQVRSKLSTFGGFGGPTEVTCGGNALKFYASMRLNIKRIGLIKKGEETTGSQVSVKIVKNKLAPPFRTAQFELEFGKGICKVTEIIDLSIKHKFIAKNGTFYNLNGKNYHGKEALKKFLRQNESDQEELMKKLQDKLIADEVADKESESEPEDEDSLRVVVSPDNTDDESTTPVVATAAAVVVEVP
- the LOC104701421 gene encoding DNA repair protein recA homolog 3, mitochondrial-like isoform X2, translated to MARLLRNVSSLRRTLFSSEVFNSTVVGTSFQRRGFAAKAKKKSKSDGNGSSEEGMSKKEIALQQALDQITTSFGKGSIMWLGRAVSPRNVPVFSTGSFALDVALGVGGLPKGRVVEIYGPEASGKTTLALHVIAEAQKQGGTCVFVDAEHALDSSLAKAIGVNTENLLLSQPDCGEQALSLVDTLIRSGSVDVIVVDSVAALVPKGELEGEMGDAHMAMQARLMSQALRKLSHSLSLSQTLLIFINQVRSKLSTFGGFGGPTEVTCGGNALKFYASMRLNIKRIGLIKKGEETTGSQVSVKIVKNKLAPPFRTAQFELEFGKGICKVTEIIDLSIKHKFIAKNGTFYNLNGKNYHGKEALKKFLRQNESDQEELMKKLQDKLIADEVADKESESEPEDEDSLRVVVSPDNTDDESTTPVVATAAAVVVEVP